The Nitratidesulfovibrio sp. SRB-5 genomic sequence TGAAAGGATACCCAGCAAGGCTGCATGATGGTGCTTTTGGGGGATGTCTTTTCCCGGTATCAGGCGGCACGGGATGCCGGGAGAAAGTGCAGTTCAAGGTCAGCCTCCGAAAGCCGAATCTGCATGGCCGGGGCGAGGAAGCCCCGGAGCATGCTGTCTGATCGAAGTTGAATTGCTACCTGCGACTGCCAACGCTCAGGATTTTGCAACGTTGCACGAACCGATGCCCCACCAGACCCGTACCTTTGCCTTGGGCGACATCCATGGCTGCCGTGACCGACTGGAGGCGCTGCTGCGCCGCCTGCCGCTGGACCGCGAGCGGGACACAGTGGTGTTTCTGGGCGATTACGTGAACCGGGGGCCGGACAGCAGGGGCGTCATCGACCTGCTGTTGGGGGTGCAGCGCACCTGTCCGGGCGCAGTCTTTCTGCGCGGCAACCACGAACAGATCCTGCTGGATTACGCGGATACGGGCGATGCGGACCTGCTGCCGCTGCTGCGCTTTCTAGGGGTGGAAGCAACCCTGCGCAGTTACGGTGTGGATACGCCGCACCGGCTGGCCGGGCTGGCCTGCCTGCCGCCGGAGCACACGGCCTTCCTGCGCGGGCTGGCCTTTGCGCACGAAACACCCACCCACGTCTTCGTGCATGCCGATCCGGGGCT encodes the following:
- a CDS encoding metallophosphoesterase; this encodes MPHQTRTFALGDIHGCRDRLEALLRRLPLDRERDTVVFLGDYVNRGPDSRGVIDLLLGVQRTCPGAVFLRGNHEQILLDYADTGDADLLPLLRFLGVEATLRSYGVDTPHRLAGLACLPPEHTAFLRGLAFAHETPTHVFVHADPGLTDDPRSETQRLDSRRLVRRDMAPHDHIGGRTVVFGHSSFATPLVAPGRIGIDTGAGGGHMLTALELPALRFHHA